The following are encoded together in the Nocardioides okcheonensis genome:
- a CDS encoding DUF1015 family protein yields MDVAAIVPPYVAKPFQLQPFTAVMLAPGRVGDPASARALARPYRDVASRLTSWIDQGRATADDAPALYLHEYTVEGLTVRGLVGALDVSRRAADAIDRAVWPHEAIHPDQAGELADRMLQMALNPAPILLVHHGSADLREVLTVVADGDPDWTYLDRTGQRQRIWAVRDPSLLERLDELLGRTTCLIADGHHRYAAYLRLQQEHPGTDWDAGLAMLVDQDDTPLFLGAIHRTLAGTSLGELADAADGAGAEVRHGTRSEALAVLDSTHLALTDGYTWVTVAPQGLEHRAAVAWLHEDVLPRLPRPPVRVDHHHSVEEALAVAGPGRPAILLPSPDFEQVKDLVEAGGLLPEKATSFQPKPSLGVLMRPVNGG; encoded by the coding sequence ATGGACGTCGCCGCGATCGTGCCCCCCTACGTCGCGAAGCCGTTCCAGCTCCAGCCGTTCACGGCCGTGATGCTCGCGCCCGGACGTGTGGGGGACCCGGCCTCGGCCCGCGCCCTCGCGCGACCCTACCGCGACGTCGCGAGCCGCCTGACCAGCTGGATCGACCAGGGTCGCGCCACGGCCGACGACGCACCGGCGCTCTACCTGCACGAGTACACGGTCGAGGGCCTCACCGTCCGCGGACTGGTCGGGGCGTTGGACGTCTCGCGGCGCGCCGCGGACGCGATCGACCGCGCCGTGTGGCCGCACGAGGCGATCCACCCCGACCAGGCGGGTGAGCTCGCCGACCGGATGCTGCAGATGGCGCTCAACCCGGCCCCCATCCTGCTCGTGCACCACGGCTCCGCCGACCTCCGCGAGGTCCTGACCGTCGTCGCGGACGGCGACCCGGACTGGACCTACCTGGATCGCACCGGTCAGCGTCAGCGGATCTGGGCCGTCCGGGACCCCTCGCTGCTCGAGCGACTCGACGAGCTCCTCGGCCGGACCACGTGCCTGATCGCGGACGGCCACCACCGATACGCGGCCTACCTCAGGCTCCAGCAGGAACACCCCGGCACGGACTGGGACGCCGGGCTCGCGATGCTCGTCGACCAGGACGACACGCCCCTCTTCCTCGGGGCGATCCACCGCACCCTGGCCGGAACGTCGCTCGGCGAGCTGGCCGATGCCGCCGACGGTGCCGGTGCGGAGGTCCGGCACGGCACCCGGTCGGAGGCGCTCGCCGTGCTCGACAGCACGCACCTCGCCCTGACCGACGGCTACACGTGGGTCACCGTCGCCCCCCAGGGACTCGAGCACCGGGCCGCCGTCGCGTGGCTCCACGAGGACGTCCTGCCGCGCCTGCCCCGGCCGCCGGTCCGGGTCGACCACCACCACAGCGTGGAGGAGGCCCTCGCGGTCGCCGGTCCGGGACGACCGGCCATCTTGCTGCCGAGTCCCGACTTCGAACAGGTCAAGGACCTCGTGGAAGCCGGCGGGCTCCTGCCCGAGAAGGCGACCTCGTTCCAGCCGAAGCCGAGCCTCGGGGTGCTCATGCGACCCGTGAACGGCGGATGA
- a CDS encoding single-stranded DNA-binding protein, whose translation MPSGDEVVTVRVSVPRGPRALGRTTSGAPGADSVPCAVWGGRARRSVLNWRPGDLVEVTGAMRCRFFRAGGVTQSRVEVEVTGARVIRRSRVA comes from the coding sequence ATGCCCAGCGGTGACGAGGTGGTCACGGTGCGTGTGTCGGTTCCGAGAGGACCGCGGGCCCTGGGCCGCACGACGAGCGGCGCCCCCGGTGCGGACTCGGTGCCGTGTGCGGTGTGGGGTGGGCGCGCCCGACGGAGCGTGCTGAACTGGCGGCCGGGGGACCTCGTCGAGGTCACGGGAGCGATGCGCTGCCGGTTCTTCCGTGCCGGCGGGGTGACTCAGTCGCGCGTGGAGGTCGAGGTGACCGGCGCGCGGGTCATCCGCCGTTCACGGGTCGCATGA
- a CDS encoding DNA-3-methyladenine glycosylase, protein MAGWAEGDPLDVAPRLLGAVLTHAGVSVRLTEVEAYRGPDDPGSHAFRGQTARNATMFGPAGRLYVYFVYGMHHCVNLVTGPEGDPGAVLLRAGEVVDGLPSARARRPGSSDRDLARGPARLCRALDIDLTSDGAIADLAGEQGPPGAIRVATGPRVGLRHAADRPWRFWIEGDPTVSAYRPAAPRPRTGR, encoded by the coding sequence GTGGCCGGCTGGGCTGAGGGGGACCCCCTCGACGTCGCTCCCCGGCTGCTGGGAGCGGTGCTCACCCACGCGGGCGTCTCGGTACGCCTGACCGAGGTGGAGGCCTACCGCGGTCCGGACGACCCGGGCTCCCACGCCTTCCGCGGCCAGACGGCGCGCAACGCGACCATGTTCGGCCCGGCCGGACGGCTCTACGTGTACTTCGTCTACGGCATGCACCACTGCGTCAACCTGGTGACCGGCCCCGAGGGCGATCCCGGCGCCGTCCTGCTCCGCGCCGGCGAGGTGGTGGACGGCCTTCCCTCCGCACGCGCACGCCGACCGGGCAGCAGCGACCGCGACCTGGCCCGGGGGCCCGCGCGCCTGTGCCGTGCCCTGGACATCGATCTGACCAGCGACGGCGCGATCGCCGACCTCGCGGGGGAGCAGGGCCCACCCGGCGCGATCCGGGTGGCGACCGGTCCCAGGGTCGGCCTGCGGCACGCCGCGGACCGTCCGTGGCGGTTCTGGATCGAGGGTGACCCGACCGTGAGCGCCTACCGTCCCGCGGCACCACGCCCACGCACAGGCCGCTGA
- the argH gene encoding argininosuccinate lyase — translation MTEPQETTASAQAPDGATHRGSLWGGRFASGPSPELQALSRSTHFDWQLTPYDLAGSRAHANALHRAGLLTDADHAELLRGLGVLGERYAAGDLRPDPSDEDVHGALERLLLEEVGPEVGGRLRAGRSRNDQVATLFRAYLRDHARTVSALLLDLVDVLAGQAADHLTPGRESVMPGRTHLQHAQPVLLSHHLLAHAWPLLRDVERLRDWDARVAADSPYGSGALAGQTLGLDPEAVAAELGFSGSSANSIDGTASRDFAAEFAFVTAQVGVDVSRLAEEVILWTTREFGFATLHDSWSTGSSIMPQKKNPDIAELARGKSGRLIGNLTGLLATLKGLPLAYNRDLQEDKEPVFDSVTTLEVLLPAVTGMVATLSFDADRMAELAPQGFSLATDVAEWLVRQGVPFRDAHELAGACVRRCEELGCDLPELDDDQLASISPALTPEVRTVLTVEGSVASRSGRGGTAPVRVREQLDAVRDASATHRGRLG, via the coding sequence GTGACCGAGCCGCAGGAGACGACCGCGTCCGCCCAGGCACCGGACGGTGCCACGCACCGTGGGAGCCTGTGGGGCGGGCGCTTCGCGAGCGGACCGTCGCCCGAGCTGCAGGCCCTGTCGCGCTCCACCCACTTCGACTGGCAGCTCACCCCCTACGACCTCGCCGGCTCCCGCGCCCACGCCAACGCGCTGCACCGGGCCGGGCTGCTCACCGACGCGGACCACGCCGAGCTGCTGCGCGGGCTGGGGGTGCTGGGGGAGCGCTACGCCGCCGGCGACCTGCGGCCCGACCCGTCCGACGAGGACGTGCACGGCGCCCTCGAGCGTCTGCTGCTGGAGGAGGTCGGACCCGAGGTCGGCGGACGGCTGCGCGCGGGTCGCTCCCGCAACGACCAGGTCGCGACGCTCTTCCGCGCCTACCTGCGCGACCATGCCCGGACCGTGTCCGCCCTGCTGCTCGACCTGGTCGACGTGCTCGCCGGCCAGGCCGCCGACCACCTCACGCCGGGGCGGGAGAGCGTGATGCCCGGACGTACGCACCTCCAGCACGCGCAGCCCGTGCTGCTGTCGCACCACCTGCTCGCCCACGCGTGGCCGCTGCTGCGCGACGTGGAGCGGCTGCGCGACTGGGACGCACGCGTCGCGGCCGACTCGCCCTACGGCTCCGGCGCCCTCGCCGGCCAGACCCTCGGGCTCGACCCCGAGGCCGTCGCGGCCGAGCTGGGGTTCTCCGGGTCCTCGGCCAACTCGATCGACGGCACCGCGTCGCGCGACTTCGCCGCCGAGTTCGCCTTCGTCACCGCGCAGGTCGGCGTCGACGTCTCGAGGCTCGCCGAGGAGGTCATCCTCTGGACCACGCGGGAGTTCGGCTTCGCCACGCTCCACGACTCGTGGTCGACCGGGTCGAGCATCATGCCGCAGAAGAAGAACCCCGACATCGCCGAGCTCGCGCGCGGCAAGTCCGGGCGGCTGATCGGCAACCTGACCGGCCTGCTGGCCACGCTCAAGGGCCTGCCGCTGGCCTACAACCGCGACCTGCAGGAGGACAAGGAGCCGGTCTTCGACTCGGTGACCACCCTCGAGGTGCTGCTGCCCGCGGTGACCGGGATGGTCGCGACCCTGTCCTTCGACGCCGACCGGATGGCCGAGCTCGCCCCGCAGGGGTTCTCGCTGGCGACCGACGTGGCCGAGTGGCTCGTCCGGCAGGGGGTGCCGTTCCGCGACGCCCACGAGCTCGCGGGCGCGTGCGTACGCCGGTGCGAGGAGCTCGGGTGCGACCTCCCCGAGCTCGACGACGACCAGCTCGCCTCGATCTCGCCGGCGCTGACCCCCGAGGTCCGCACCGTCCTGACCGTCGAGGGGTCCGTCGCCTCGCGCTCCGGCCGGGGCGGCACCGCACCGGTCCGCGTGCGCGAGCAGCTCGACGCCGTCCGCGACGCGAGCGCGACGCACCGTGGCCGGCTGGGCTGA
- a CDS encoding glycerol-3-phosphate dehydrogenase/oxidase codes for MPRSSRLGPEERAAGWRSLADADIDVLVIGGGVTGAGVALDAATRGLRVVLVEQRDLASGTSSRSSKLFHGGLRYLEQMNFSLVREALRERELMLTRIAPHLVRPVSFLYPLQHRVWERPYVTAGLTLYDTMGGARSLPRHRQLTRTGALRLAPGLRRDALAGGLLYYDAQADDARHTMMLARTAASYGATVLPSVKVTGLTRAGERIVGATVTDVETGEEQTLSSRVVINCAGVWTDEIQTLAGGRGRFNVRASKGVHIVVPRDRINSETGMILRTEKSVLFVIPWGTHWIVGTTDTDWELDRAHPAASRADIDYILDHVNTVLAKPLTHDDIEGVYAGLRPLLSGESEATSSLSREHAVARPQPGLISIAGGKYTTYRVMAADAVDAALVDLPSGVGACVTDQIPLVGAQGYQALSNQTDRLARERHLPTWRITHLLERYGSLLDEVLELADGDASLLEPLPGAEEYLKVELVYAATHEGALHLDDLLARRTRISIEAHDRGVACADDAARLVAPILGWDDERVADEVAAYRARVAAERESQVEPDDLAANAERLAAPDIRARAVGRALD; via the coding sequence ATGCCCCGATCCTCTCGTCTCGGCCCCGAGGAGCGTGCCGCCGGCTGGCGCTCGCTCGCCGACGCCGACATCGACGTCCTGGTCATCGGTGGTGGGGTCACCGGCGCCGGCGTCGCCCTCGACGCGGCCACCCGCGGGCTGCGCGTCGTCCTCGTCGAGCAGCGCGACCTGGCCTCCGGCACGTCGTCGCGCAGCTCGAAGCTCTTCCACGGCGGACTGCGCTACCTCGAGCAGATGAACTTCTCGCTCGTGCGGGAGGCGCTGCGCGAGCGCGAGCTGATGCTGACCCGGATCGCGCCGCACCTGGTCCGCCCGGTCTCGTTCCTCTACCCGCTCCAGCACCGCGTCTGGGAGCGCCCCTACGTCACCGCAGGCCTGACCCTCTACGACACCATGGGCGGCGCCCGATCGCTCCCGCGGCACCGCCAGCTGACCCGCACCGGCGCGCTCAGGCTCGCGCCCGGGCTGCGCCGCGACGCCCTCGCCGGCGGGCTGCTCTACTACGACGCCCAGGCCGACGACGCCCGCCACACGATGATGCTGGCCCGCACCGCGGCGTCCTACGGCGCCACCGTCCTGCCCTCGGTCAAGGTCACCGGCCTGACCCGCGCCGGCGAGCGGATCGTCGGCGCCACCGTCACCGACGTCGAGACGGGGGAGGAGCAGACGCTGTCGTCGCGCGTGGTCATCAACTGCGCCGGCGTCTGGACCGACGAGATCCAGACGCTCGCCGGCGGCCGCGGACGCTTCAACGTCCGCGCCTCGAAGGGCGTGCACATCGTGGTCCCGCGCGACCGGATCAACTCCGAGACCGGCATGATCCTGCGCACCGAGAAGTCCGTGCTGTTCGTGATCCCGTGGGGCACCCACTGGATCGTCGGGACCACCGACACCGACTGGGAGCTCGACCGCGCCCACCCGGCGGCCAGCCGCGCGGACATCGACTACATCCTCGACCACGTCAACACCGTGCTGGCCAAGCCGCTCACCCACGACGACATCGAGGGCGTCTACGCCGGCCTGCGTCCGCTGCTGAGCGGGGAGAGCGAGGCCACCTCGAGCCTGTCGCGCGAGCACGCCGTGGCGCGACCGCAGCCGGGCCTGATCTCGATCGCGGGCGGGAAGTACACGACCTACCGGGTGATGGCCGCCGACGCGGTCGACGCCGCGCTCGTCGACCTGCCCTCGGGCGTCGGGGCCTGCGTCACCGACCAGATCCCCCTCGTGGGCGCCCAGGGCTACCAGGCGCTGTCCAACCAGACCGACCGGCTGGCCCGTGAGCGGCACCTGCCCACCTGGCGGATCACCCACCTGCTCGAGCGCTACGGCTCGCTCCTCGACGAGGTCCTCGAGCTCGCCGACGGCGACGCCTCGCTGCTGGAGCCGCTCCCCGGGGCGGAGGAGTACCTCAAGGTCGAGCTCGTCTACGCCGCCACCCACGAGGGCGCCCTGCACCTCGACGACCTGCTCGCGCGCCGCACCCGCATCTCGATCGAGGCCCACGACCGCGGCGTGGCGTGCGCCGACGACGCGGCCCGCCTGGTCGCCCCGATCCTCGGGTGGGACGACGAGCGCGTCGCGGACGAGGTGGCTGCCTACCGCGCCCGCGTGGCCGCGGAGCGGGAGTCGCAGGTCGAGCCCGACGACCTGGCGGCCAACGCCGAGCGCCTCGCGGCGCCCGACATCCGGGCCCGTGCGGTCGGTCGCGCCCTCGACTGA
- a CDS encoding MIP/aquaporin family protein, whose translation MGTAILILLGCGVVANVLLPRTGGNAGGTLMINFGWGLAVYSGVYVAYKSGAHLNPAVTFGIVAGGDSGLSVGDVLTYLAGQMVGAMIGATLAWAAYKKHFDDPEADQGSKLGVFSTMPTIRSNGWNVVTEVIGTFVLVFVILSFGRTPTEVGPLAVALLVVAIGASLGGPTGYAINPARDLGPRIVHALLPIPDKGSSGWDYAWVPVVAPLIGGVLGGLAANAVGFV comes from the coding sequence ATGGGGACCGCGATCCTCATCCTGCTCGGCTGCGGCGTGGTGGCCAACGTGCTGCTGCCCAGGACCGGCGGCAACGCCGGCGGCACCCTGATGATCAACTTCGGGTGGGGCCTCGCCGTCTACTCCGGCGTCTACGTCGCCTACAAGTCCGGGGCCCACCTCAACCCGGCGGTCACCTTCGGGATCGTCGCGGGCGGCGACTCCGGTCTGTCGGTCGGCGACGTGCTGACCTACCTCGCCGGCCAGATGGTCGGCGCGATGATCGGCGCGACGCTCGCGTGGGCGGCGTACAAGAAGCACTTCGACGACCCGGAGGCCGACCAGGGCTCCAAGCTCGGTGTCTTCAGCACCATGCCGACCATCCGATCGAACGGCTGGAACGTCGTCACCGAGGTGATCGGCACGTTCGTGCTGGTCTTCGTGATCCTGTCGTTCGGGCGCACGCCCACCGAGGTCGGTCCGCTCGCCGTCGCCCTGCTCGTCGTGGCGATCGGCGCCAGCCTGGGCGGCCCCACCGGCTACGCGATCAACCCGGCCCGCGACCTGGGTCCGCGCATCGTCCACGCACTGCTGCCGATCCCCGACAAGGGCAGCAGCGGCTGGGACTACGCCTGGGTGCCCGTCGTCGCACCCCTGATCGGCGGTGTCCTCGGCGGTCTGGCCGCCAACGCCGTCGGCTTCGTCTGA
- the glpK gene encoding glycerol kinase GlpK, with product MPTTYVLSIDQGTTSTRAMIFDHSGSVVAVDQVEHEQIFPRAGWVEHDPIEIWENTRKVIGGALAKANLNSKNIAAVGITNQRETAVVWDKNTGQPVYNAIVWQDTRTQKIVDALAGDEGVERYKAICGLPLATYFSGPKVTWILDNVDGAREKAEAGDLIFGNTDTWVLWNLTGGAENDGVHVTDVTNASRTMLMRLEDQTWDESIASDMGIPMSMLPEIKSSSEVYGECKPGVLNGTPIAGILGDQQAATFGQACLEKGTAKNTYGTGNFMLLNTGTEQVPSENGLLTTVCYKIGEKETVYALEGSIAVTGSLVQWIRDNLGMIGSAAEIEELAMKVEDNGGAYFVPAFSGLFAPHWRPDARGALVGLTRFVNRNHIARAVLESTAFQTREVLDAMNADSGVPLTELRVDGGMVVNETLMQFQADILGVDVVRPKVAETTALGAAYAAGLAVGYWENEDDIRDNWGEDKRWSPQMPEEERERLYRNWKKAVTKTLDWVDDDVE from the coding sequence ATGCCCACGACCTACGTCCTGTCCATCGACCAGGGCACCACCAGCACCCGCGCCATGATCTTCGACCACTCCGGCTCGGTCGTGGCGGTCGACCAGGTCGAGCACGAGCAGATCTTCCCGCGCGCCGGGTGGGTCGAGCACGACCCGATCGAGATCTGGGAGAACACCCGCAAGGTCATCGGTGGCGCGCTGGCCAAGGCCAACCTGAACAGCAAGAACATCGCCGCGGTCGGCATCACCAACCAGCGCGAGACCGCGGTCGTGTGGGACAAGAACACCGGCCAGCCGGTCTACAACGCCATCGTCTGGCAGGACACCCGCACCCAGAAGATCGTCGACGCGCTGGCCGGCGACGAGGGCGTCGAGCGCTACAAGGCGATCTGCGGCCTGCCGCTGGCGACGTACTTCTCGGGTCCGAAGGTGACGTGGATCCTCGACAACGTCGACGGTGCCCGGGAGAAGGCGGAGGCCGGCGACCTGATCTTCGGCAACACCGACACGTGGGTGCTGTGGAACCTCACCGGCGGTGCCGAGAACGACGGCGTCCACGTCACCGACGTGACCAACGCCAGCCGCACCATGCTGATGCGCCTCGAGGACCAGACCTGGGACGAGTCGATCGCCTCCGACATGGGCATCCCGATGTCGATGCTCCCGGAGATCAAGTCGTCGTCGGAGGTCTACGGCGAGTGCAAGCCGGGCGTCCTCAACGGCACGCCGATCGCCGGCATCCTCGGCGACCAGCAGGCGGCGACGTTCGGCCAGGCGTGCCTGGAGAAGGGCACCGCCAAGAACACCTACGGCACCGGCAACTTCATGCTGCTCAACACCGGCACCGAGCAGGTCCCGAGCGAGAACGGGCTGCTGACCACGGTCTGCTACAAGATCGGCGAGAAGGAGACGGTCTACGCCCTCGAGGGGTCGATCGCGGTCACCGGGTCGCTGGTCCAGTGGATCCGCGACAACCTCGGGATGATCGGCTCCGCGGCCGAGATCGAGGAGCTGGCGATGAAGGTCGAGGACAACGGCGGCGCCTACTTCGTGCCGGCGTTCTCCGGCCTCTTCGCACCGCACTGGCGCCCGGACGCCCGCGGCGCGCTGGTCGGCCTGACCCGCTTCGTGAACCGCAACCACATCGCCCGCGCGGTGCTGGAGTCCACCGCGTTCCAGACCCGCGAGGTGCTGGACGCGATGAACGCCGACTCGGGCGTCCCCCTCACCGAGCTGCGCGTCGACGGCGGCATGGTCGTCAACGAGACGCTCATGCAGTTCCAGGCCGACATCCTCGGCGTCGACGTCGTCCGTCCCAAGGTCGCCGAGACGACGGCGCTCGGGGCGGCGTACGCCGCGGGCCTGGCGGTGGGCTACTGGGAGAACGAGGACGACATCCGCGACAACTGGGGCGAGGACAAGCGCTGGAGCCCGCAGATGCCGGAGGAGGAGCGCGAGCGCCTCTACCGCAACTGGAAGAAGGCGGTCACCAAGACCCTCGACTGGGTGGACGACGACGTGGAGTGA
- the argG gene encoding argininosuccinate synthase yields the protein MSKVLTSLPTGERVGIAFSGGLDTSVAVAWMRDKGAVPCTYTADIGQYDEPDISGVPSRALQYGAELARAVDCKTQLVEEGLAALACGAFHIRSGGRAYFNTTPLGRAVTGTMLVRAMHEDDVNIWGDGSTFKGNDIERFYRYGLLANPDLRIYKPWLDADFVTELGGRHEMSAWLTEHGLPYRDSQEKAYSTDANIWGATHEAKTLEHLDVSLETVEPIMGVKFWDPSVAIETEDVTIRFDQGRPVAINGTRYDDPVALVHEANTIGGRHGLGMSDQIENRIIEAKSRGIYEAPAMALLFIAYERLVNAIHNEDTVAQYHNEGRKLGRLLYEGRWLDPQALMIRESIQRWIASLVTGEVTVRLRRGEDYTILRTDGPAFSYHPDKLSMERTENAAFGPTDRIGQLTMRNLDIADSRAKLELYASQPLDQGQVLVENGTLYGAIEAGGFDRITGSRSGDDADGDALDESALDNAAMEFGTD from the coding sequence GTGAGCAAGGTCCTCACCTCCCTCCCCACCGGCGAGCGCGTCGGCATCGCGTTCTCCGGCGGTCTCGACACCTCCGTCGCGGTCGCGTGGATGCGCGACAAGGGCGCCGTCCCCTGCACCTACACCGCCGACATCGGCCAGTACGACGAGCCCGACATCTCCGGCGTCCCGTCGCGCGCCCTGCAGTACGGCGCCGAGCTGGCCCGGGCGGTCGACTGCAAGACCCAGCTCGTCGAGGAGGGCCTCGCGGCCCTGGCCTGCGGTGCGTTCCACATCCGCTCCGGCGGCCGGGCGTACTTCAACACCACCCCGCTCGGCCGCGCGGTGACCGGCACCATGCTGGTCCGCGCGATGCACGAGGACGACGTCAACATCTGGGGCGACGGGTCCACCTTCAAGGGCAACGACATCGAGCGGTTCTACCGCTACGGCCTGCTCGCCAACCCGGACCTGCGCATCTACAAGCCCTGGCTCGACGCCGACTTCGTCACCGAGCTCGGCGGCCGGCACGAGATGAGTGCGTGGCTCACCGAGCACGGGCTGCCCTACCGCGACAGCCAGGAGAAGGCGTACTCCACCGACGCCAACATCTGGGGCGCCACCCACGAGGCCAAGACCCTCGAGCACCTCGACGTCTCGCTCGAGACCGTCGAGCCGATCATGGGCGTGAAGTTCTGGGACCCGTCGGTCGCGATCGAGACCGAGGACGTCACGATCCGCTTCGACCAGGGCCGCCCGGTGGCGATCAACGGCACCCGCTACGACGACCCGGTCGCGCTGGTCCACGAGGCCAACACCATCGGTGGGCGCCACGGGCTCGGCATGTCCGACCAGATCGAGAACCGGATCATCGAGGCCAAGTCGCGCGGCATCTACGAGGCCCCGGCGATGGCGCTGCTGTTCATCGCCTACGAGCGGCTGGTCAACGCGATCCACAACGAGGACACCGTCGCGCAGTACCACAACGAGGGCCGCAAGCTCGGCCGGCTGCTCTACGAGGGTCGCTGGCTCGACCCGCAGGCACTGATGATCCGCGAGTCGATCCAGCGGTGGATCGCCTCCCTCGTCACCGGCGAGGTGACCGTGCGGCTGCGCCGCGGCGAGGACTACACGATCCTGCGCACCGACGGCCCGGCGTTCTCCTACCACCCCGACAAGCTGTCGATGGAGCGCACCGAGAACGCGGCCTTCGGCCCGACCGACCGCATCGGCCAGCTGACCATGCGCAACCTCGACATCGCCGACTCCCGGGCCAAGCTGGAGCTCTACGCCTCCCAGCCGCTCGACCAGGGGCAGGTCCTCGTCGAGAACGGCACGCTCTACGGCGCCATCGAGGCGGGCGGCTTCGACCGGATCACCGGCAGCAGGTCGGGCGACGACGCGGACGGCGACGCCCTCGACGAGTCCGCCCTCGACAACGCCGCGATGGAGTTCGGCACCGACTGA
- a CDS encoding arginine repressor: MSALTPLTKGARHQRIVDIVTTHPVRSQTELAELLADHGVRVTQATLSRDLVELDAVKVRGTDGALVYAVPGEGGDRSAQAPRESAAGRERLARLCAELLVSAEASANLVVLRTPPGAAQFLASAFDKADLGDVLGTIAGDDTLLVIGRDPLGGDALVQRFLDLANDHAATTHPTTSTAKDTP, encoded by the coding sequence ATGAGCGCCCTGACGCCCCTCACCAAGGGGGCTCGCCACCAGCGCATCGTCGACATCGTCACGACCCACCCGGTGCGGTCGCAGACCGAGCTCGCCGAACTGCTGGCCGACCATGGCGTCCGCGTCACCCAGGCCACCTTGAGCCGCGACCTCGTCGAGCTCGACGCGGTCAAGGTCCGCGGGACCGACGGCGCGCTCGTCTACGCCGTGCCCGGCGAGGGCGGCGACCGGTCCGCCCAGGCGCCGCGCGAGAGCGCTGCCGGCCGCGAGCGGCTCGCCCGGCTCTGCGCCGAGCTCCTGGTGAGTGCGGAGGCCAGCGCCAACCTGGTCGTCCTCCGCACCCCGCCCGGTGCCGCGCAGTTCCTGGCGAGCGCCTTCGACAAGGCCGACCTCGGCGACGTCCTCGGCACCATCGCCGGCGACGACACCCTCCTGGTCATCGGCCGTGACCCGCTCGGCGGCGACGCGCTCGTGCAGCGCTTCCTCGACCTCGCGAACGACCACGCCGCGACCACCCACCCCACCACCAGCACTGCAAAGGACACCCCGTGA
- the argF gene encoding ornithine carbamoyltransferase gives MTRHFLRDDDLSPAELLEVLDLADRMKAEPFAHRPLAGPHTVALVFDRPTLRTQVSFAAGIAELGGNPMTVDGGLAAMGSREGVEDVARILGRQAAAIVWRTAHQSDVDTMAAHAGVPVLNALTDEFHPCQLLADLQTVREHKGRLAGVRAAFVGDGACNMGNSWVLAGAAAGLHVVVGAPAGFAPDPDVVARAREIAQDTGGSIDLTTDPAEAAAGADVVITDSWVSMGREEEAAERLRIFPPFGVTDELLAHAAPDAIVLHCLPAYRGKEISEEVIEGPQSVVWDEAENRRHAQKAVLTWLLERG, from the coding sequence ATGACCCGCCACTTCCTCCGCGACGACGACCTGTCGCCCGCCGAGCTGCTCGAGGTCCTCGACCTGGCCGACCGGATGAAGGCCGAGCCGTTCGCCCACCGGCCGCTCGCCGGGCCGCACACCGTCGCGCTCGTCTTCGACCGGCCGACCCTGCGCACGCAGGTGTCCTTCGCCGCCGGCATCGCCGAGCTCGGCGGCAACCCGATGACCGTCGACGGTGGGCTCGCCGCGATGGGGTCGCGCGAGGGCGTCGAGGACGTCGCGCGGATCCTGGGCCGCCAGGCCGCGGCGATCGTGTGGCGGACCGCCCACCAGAGCGACGTGGACACCATGGCCGCCCACGCAGGCGTCCCCGTCCTCAACGCGCTCACCGACGAGTTCCACCCGTGCCAGCTGCTCGCCGACCTCCAGACGGTCCGCGAGCACAAGGGCCGGCTCGCCGGGGTCCGGGCCGCCTTCGTGGGCGACGGCGCCTGCAACATGGGCAACTCGTGGGTCCTGGCCGGGGCGGCCGCCGGCCTGCACGTCGTCGTCGGGGCGCCCGCCGGCTTCGCCCCCGACCCCGACGTCGTGGCGCGGGCGCGCGAGATCGCCCAGGACACCGGGGGCTCGATCGACCTGACCACCGACCCCGCCGAGGCAGCCGCCGGTGCCGACGTCGTGATCACCGACTCGTGGGTGAGCATGGGCCGCGAGGAGGAGGCCGCCGAGCGGCTGCGGATCTTCCCGCCCTTCGGCGTCACCGACGAGCTCCTCGCCCACGCCGCCCCCGACGCGATCGTGCTGCACTGCCTGCCCGCCTACCGCGGCAAGGAGATCTCCGAGGAGGTTATCGAGGGCCCGCAGTCGGTCGTGTGGGACGAGGCGGAGAACCGCCGGCACGCGCAGAAGGCGGTGCTGACGTGGCTGCTGGAGCGCGGATGA